Proteins found in one Takifugu rubripes chromosome 17, fTakRub1.2, whole genome shotgun sequence genomic segment:
- the LOC101068210 gene encoding LOW QUALITY PROTEIN: receptor-type tyrosine-protein phosphatase delta (The sequence of the model RefSeq protein was modified relative to this genomic sequence to represent the inferred CDS: inserted 2 bases in 1 codon; deleted 2 bases in 1 codon; substituted 3 bases at 3 genomic stop codons) has translation MPGSKSPIMHSANRGLLLLSFLFLVDADSPPRFTRTPEDQTGVQGGVASFVCQAAGDPQPKIVWNKKGKKVSNQRFEVIEFDDGSGSVLRIQPLRTPRDEAIYECHASNSIGEMTASTRLAVLREDQLPPGFPTIDMGPQLKVVERSRTATMLCAASGNPDPEITWFKDFLPVNTSSNNGRIKQLRSESFGGTPIRGALQIEMSEESDQGKYECVATNSDGTRYSTPANLYVRELREVRRVPPRFSIPPADSEIMPGGNVNITCVAVGSPMPYVKWMLGAEDLTPEDDMPIGRNVLELTDVRQSNNYTCVAMSTLGVIEAVAQISVKALPKAPGTPVVTERTATSITLTWDSGNPEPVSYYIIQHRAKGSDDAYKEIDGIATTRYSVGGLSPYSHYDFRVAAVNTIGQGPSSDVVEARTAEQAPSSPPRQVRGRMLSTTTAIIHWDEPEEPNGQVVGYRVYYTSNSLLPVNQWEKQMVRSANFITIQGLTPNKTYYIRVLAFTSVGDGPLSQDLQIIAKTGVPSQPSEFKGEAKSETSILLSWVAPPQGGPDNQITGYELVYRRADDTEEKKVSFEPTTSYLLKNLKPFSAYVFQLAAKSKHGIGAYTNELSVDTPQTLPSAPPQDVACTSPSSTSILVSWAPPPPEFQNGVITGYTVQYSNTEGIKVSKRTERIPPESSSYLLENLQKWTEYGITIRAQTEAGEGPESLQLLVRTEEDVPSGPPRAVAADTVNASAVRVTWRAPAPELRHGQIRGYQVHYVRMNYGEPQGQPFVRDILIEESQWEYDDSKEYEVVLGDLKPDTSYSVSVGAYTAKGDGARSKPVPVCSGLPRTXSQNTSMKTFKAKPXLMVSATDSGTVLVQWPSPNPPTPLLGYRLTFGRIDVLPFTVVEFPRQGEPLFAQDIHKGASYVFRLSARNKVGYGXEATKEMTTPEDAPTXIPREMWSYRSFCHSLLLTWKSVPLIEQNGKITKYLVLYRDINSRGNASEVVVPAPGSTVLLEGLSADTVYDVRCAHSQMSALGVHPSVRFGRSGLDQVFATNFRVKAAMKNSILLSWEIRDKNPSQPFTILYGKGQSVEVDGKQTQKLITGLEPDTQYSFLLTNRANSAGGLQHRVTATTAPHILKTKPTVLGKTNADGMVTVQLPTVQSTSKVR, from the exons ATGCCTGGGTCAAAATCTCCCATCATGCACTCTGCTAATCGgggcctgctcctcctcagcttcctcttcctcgtcgaTGCCGATT CACCCCCCAGATTTACCAGAACCCCAGAAGACCAGACGGGCGTCCAGGGGGGAGTAGCGTCTTTCGTGTGCCAGGCCGCAGGTGATCCGCAGCCCAAGATCGTGTGGaacaaaaaggggaaaaaagtcagCAACCAGAGATTCGAG GTCATCGAGTTTGACGATGGGTCCGGTTCAGTCCTGAGGATCCAGCCACTGAGGACCCCGAGAGACGAAGCCATTTACGAATGCCACGCCTCCAACTCTATAGGCGAGATGACGGCCTCCACCAGGCTCGCTGTGCTCCGAG AAGACCAGCTGCCCCCGGGCTTCCCCACCATCGACATGGGTCCTCAGCTGAAGGTGGTGGAGCGTTCCCGGACCGCCACCATGCTCTGTGCTGCCAGCGGCAACCCTGACCCGGAAATCACCTGGTTCAAGGATTTCCTGCCAGTCAACACCTCCAGTAACAACGGACGCATCAAGCAGCTGCGCTCAG AGTCCTTTG GTGGCACGCCCATACGAG GTGCCCTGCAGATAGAGATGAGTGAGGAATCCGACCAGGGGAAATACGAGTGTGTTGCCACCAACAGCGATGGCACACGTTATTCCACTCCAGCTAACCTCTATGTTCGAG AGCTGCGAGAAG TGCGCCGCGTCCCCCCTCGCTTCTCCATTCCTCCGGCTGACAGCGAAATCATGCCAGGCGGGAATGTGAACATCACCTGTGTGGCGGTGGGTTCGCCCATGCCTTATGTGAAGTGGATGCTGGGAGCCGAAGACCTGACGCCAGAGGACGACATGCCCATCGGCCGGAACGTTCTGGAGCTGACCGACGTGCGGCAGTCCAACAACTACACGTGTGTGGCCATGTCCACCCTGGGCGTGATCGAGGCTGTGGCACAGATTAGTGTGAAAG CTTTGCCGAAGGCTCCTGGAACCCCTGTGGTGACGGAGAGAACAGCAACAAGCATCACTCTcacctgggattctggaaaccCCGAACCTGTGTCCTACTATATCATACAG CATCGCGCCAAGGGATCAGATGACGCTTACAAAGAGATCGATGGCATCGCTACCACGCGGTACAGCGTGGGCGGACTCAGCCCCTACTCCCACTACGATTTCCGGGTGGCGGCCGTGAACACCATCGGCCAGGGTCCATCCAGTGACGTGGTGGAAGCTCGCACGGCTGAGCAGgcgccctcctctccccctcgaCAG gtcagaggtcgtaTGCTGAGCACCACCACAGCCATCATTCACTGGGACGAGCCAGAGGAACCGAATGGACAGGTGGTGGGCTACAGAGTCTACtacacctccaacagtctgcTGCCTGTCAACCAG TGGGAGAAGCAGATGGTGCGCAGCGCCAACTTCATCACCATCCAGGGTCTGACTCCAAACAAGACCTACTACATCCGAGTGTTGGCCTTCACCTCTGTGGGGGATGGCCCCCTCTCCCAAGACCTGCAGATTATAGCCAAAACTGGAG TTCCATCCCAACCTTCCGAATTTAAGGGCGAAGCCAAATCGGAAACCAGCATCCTGCTGTCCTGGGTGGCCCCACCACAGGGTGGTCCTGATAACCAGATCACCGGATATGAACTGGTGTACCGACGGGCTGACGACACAGAGGAG AAGAAAGTGAGCTTTGAGCCTACAACCTCCTACCTTTTGAAGAACCTCAAGCCCTTCTCTGCCTACGTCTTCCAGCTGGCTGCTAAGAGCAAGCATGGAATCGGGGCGTATACCAACGAGCTGTCCGTCGACACGCCCCAGACCC TTCCCTCAGCGCCTCCCCAGGACGTCGCTTGCACCAGCCCGAGCTCCACCAGTATCCTGGTAAGTtgggctccgcctcctccggaGTTTCAGAACGGCGTCATTACGGGATACACCGTCCAGTACTCCAATACAGAAGGCATCAAGGTGTCTAAAAGGACAGAGAGAATTCCCCCGGAAAGTTCTTCCTATCTCCTGGAAAACCTACAAAAATGGACAGAGTATGGGATAACGATTCGGGCACAGACGGAAGCTGGAGAAGGACCCGAGAGTTTACAGCTGCTCGTTCGCACCGAGGAAGATG TTCCGAGTGGTCCTCCGCGGGCAGTAGCGGCAGACACCGTGAACGCATCAGCTGTTCGGGTGACATGGCGAGCTCCTGCACCCGAACTGCGGCATGGTCAGATCAGGGGCTACCAAGTCCACTATGTGAGGATGAACTatggagaacctcagggccagCCCTTCGTCAGGGACATCCTCATTGAAGAATCTCAG TGGGAATATGATGACTCAAAAGAATAT gaggtggttCTTGGAGACCTGAAGCCAGACACGTCCTACTCTGTGTCCGTGGGGGCCTACACAGCCAAGGGCGACGGTGCTCGCAGCAAACcggttcctgtctgctccggCCTGCCTCGTACGTGAAGCCAAAACACCTCAATGAAGACCTTCAAGGCAAAGC CCTAACTGATGGTGAGTGCCACAGATTCAGGGACCGTTCTGGTTCAGTGG CCGTCTCCAAACCCACCCACGCCACTTTTGGGGTACCGCCTGACTTTTGGCCGAATTGATGTGCTTCCCTTTACGGTGGTGGAGTTTCCCCGCCAAGGAGAACCGCTATTTGCCCAGGACATCCACAAAGGCGCCAGCTATGTGTTCAGACTCTCTGCTCGTAACAAAGTGGGATATGGATAGGAGGCCACAAAGGAGATGACGACCCCTGAAGATGCTCCAAC GATCCCCAGAGAAATGTGGTCCTACAGGAGCTTCTGCCACTCCCTTCTGCTGACCTGGAAATCAGTACCTCTGATTGAGCAAAACGGGAAAATCACAAAGTACTTGGTGCTGTACAGGGACATAAACAGCCGAGGGAACGCCTCGGAGGTGGTGGTGCCCGCGCCAGGGTCCACTGTTTTGTTGGAGGGTCTGAGCGCTGACACCGTCTATGATGTTAGGTGTGCGCATTCACAGATGTCGGCCCTGGGCGTACATCCCAGCGTCCGTTTCGGACGCAGCGGCCTGGACCAAG TTTTTGCCACTAACTTCCGAGTGAAAGCAGCCATGAAGAACTCCATCCTGTTGTCCTGGGAGATCCGAGACAAGAATCCCTCCCAGCCGTTCACC aTCCTGTATGGAAAGGGCCAGTCAGTGGAGGTGGATGGGAAGCAGACTCAGAAGCTCATCACTGGCTTGGAGCCGGACACCCAGTACTCCTTTCTGCTCACAAACAGGGCCAACAGCGCCGGGGGTCTGCAGCACCGCGTGACCGCCACTACCGCCCCACACATCTTGAAAACGAAGCCCACGGTGTTGGGAAAGACCAACGCCGACGGCATGGTGACTGTGCAGCTCCCCACGGTGCAGAGCACCTCCAAAGTCAGGTAG